From Rutidosis leptorrhynchoides isolate AG116_Rl617_1_P2 chromosome 3, CSIRO_AGI_Rlap_v1, whole genome shotgun sequence, a single genomic window includes:
- the LOC139896230 gene encoding uncharacterized protein: protein MAEERYREAKVSVWWDIENCKVPEDCEPHSIASNIHSALVNMGYRGPVYIYAHGDTNEIPPKVQDALHRTGIILTHDLQGDKDASVKKILVNMLLWASDNPAPGNILLISSHHDFSYALNNLKMRNYNILIAARPSPPTFLLTASKSVWLWTSLLAGGPPVTYIESPEPSSSPLSEKVEGWVILVALSKLKTEKIMSTEENIVNCIRYGNPKKQLNIDVKEVLESAIEQQLVERHNFDSFSIFVGKNEKLWKCVNPIGNDVNDHSNKTWDELQKFLSTTDGCCAISDSSCRYEAATIIKSSCLKDGALGDILQILDLAIRIKKWIRHRPSGWQPVTVTLCPPKSIPMPSDH, encoded by the exons ATGGCTGAAGAACGGTACAGGGAAGCGAAAGTATCAGTATGGTGGGATATCGAAAACTGTAAAGTACCAGAAGATTGTGAACCGCATTCGATCGCATCAAATATACATTCTGCATTGGTGAATATGGGCTATCGTGGACCCGTATACATTTATGCACACGGTGATACTAATGAGATCCCTCCTAAAGTTCAAGATGCCCTTCATAGAACTGGAATCATCTTAACTCATGATCTTCAAG GTGACAAAGATGCAAGTGTGAAGAAAATATTGGTGAACATGCTACTTTGGGCTAGTGATAACCCTGCCCCAGGCAATATTTTGTTGATTTCTAGTCATCATGACTTCTCGTACGCTCTAAATAACTTAAAGATGAGAAATTATAATATTCTTATAGCTGCTCGACCTAGTCCACCCACATTTCTCCTTACCGCATCAAAGAGTGTATGGCTATGGACTAGTCTTTTAGCTGGAGGACCACCAGTGACATATATTGAATCACCCGAACCATCATCTTCCCCGCTTTCAGAAAAAGTTGAAGGCTGGGTAATTTTAGTTGCCTTGAGCAAACTGAAAACTGAAAAGATAATGTCTACAGAAGAAAACATAGTTAACTGCATTCGATATGGGAATCCTAAGAAGCAGCTCAATATTGATGTGAAGGAGGTTCTAGAGAGTGCCATCGAGCAGCAATTGGTAGAGAGACACAATTTTGACTCATTTAGTATCTTTGTTGGTAAAAATGAAAAATTATGGAAGTGTGTAAACCCAATAGGTAATGACGTTAATGATCACTCAAATAAAACATGGGATGAGCTGCAAAAGTTCCTATCAACTACTGATGGCTGTTGTGCAATTTCAGATTCTAGTTGCAG ATATGAGGCAGCAACTATTATAAAGAGTTCATGTTTAAAAGATGGTGCTTTGGGCGACATACTTCAGATTTTGGACTTGGCAATCCGTATAAAGAAGTGGATCAGACATCGTCCATCAGGATGGCAACCTGTCACTGTTACTCTTTGTCCTCCAAAGTCCATCCCCATGCCATCAGATCATTGA